In the Hyphomonadaceae bacterium BL14 genome, one interval contains:
- a CDS encoding c-type cytochrome, whose protein sequence is MRTTSFFAALIASTALAACGDSGEQPASGTQPNEPELTGTQMSAPEPAETPAAEEPMAEEPVAEEPVSEEPAAEEPASEEPAAEEPASETPPAGSGGAGEGEYLIAGLTGDPAAGRRVFVRCQTCHVIEEGVNRVGPSLYGIFGRTAGTVEGFRYSNANANSGVVWDAENMFEYLENPRAFIPGTIMAFPGIRSEQERADVIAYIKDNGGVAQ, encoded by the coding sequence ATGAGAACCACCAGTTTCTTTGCTGCACTGATCGCATCCACGGCCCTGGCCGCTTGCGGTGACAGCGGCGAACAGCCCGCCAGCGGGACGCAGCCCAACGAACCGGAACTGACGGGCACGCAGATGTCAGCACCCGAACCTGCCGAAACGCCGGCTGCTGAAGAGCCCATGGCCGAAGAACCGGTTGCTGAAGAGCCCGTTTCCGAGGAGCCTGCCGCTGAAGAGCCGGCGTCTGAGGAGCCTGCCGCTGAAGAGCCGGCGTCTGAAACCCCTCCCGCCGGTTCCGGTGGCGCGGGTGAGGGCGAGTATCTGATAGCGGGGCTGACCGGTGATCCGGCGGCGGGCCGCCGCGTCTTCGTGCGCTGCCAGACCTGCCACGTGATCGAGGAAGGCGTGAATCGCGTAGGCCCCTCTCTCTACGGGATTTTCGGTCGTACTGCCGGTACGGTTGAAGGGTTCCGCTACTCCAACGCCAACGCCAATTCCGGTGTGGTGTGGGATGCGGAGAATATGTTCGAGTATCTCGAAAATCCGCGGGCGTTCATTCCCGGCACGATCATGGCTTTCCCCGGCATCCGCAGCGAGCAAGAGCGGGCCGATGTGATCGCCTACATCAAGGATAATGGCGGCGTCGCTCAGTAA
- a CDS encoding geranylgeranyl diphosphate reductase: protein MTDTVKSYDAVVVGGGPAGATAAQKIAEAGASVLLIDKPGRIKPCGGAVPPKLIRTYNIPESQIVARTQGARILAPSGLEVDMPIGEGYVGMVDREHFDEFLRERAASAGAQRRNGAVEAMERDEQGAAIIVFSPTEAPEEAVRVRARVVIAADGARSKLAQQTVKGAEKVKSVFAYHEIVRAPEAGSQSHYDPQRCDVYYDGKISPDFYGWVFPHGAVASVGTGSQVKGFSLRGAVKSLRESAGLADCEVVRREGAPLPYKPAPRWDNGRDLVLAGDAAGAVAPSSGEGIFYAMTSGEMAAEGALEFLATGNAKALANVRKRFMKAHGRVFFILGIMQHFWYRNDKRRERFVKICADEDVQRLTWQGYMEKELVRRDPGAHAKIFFKDMAHLLGLSPR from the coding sequence GTGACAGACACGGTGAAGAGTTATGACGCCGTCGTTGTGGGCGGCGGACCGGCCGGTGCCACAGCCGCCCAGAAAATCGCCGAGGCCGGCGCCTCCGTTCTGCTGATCGACAAACCCGGGCGCATCAAGCCATGCGGCGGGGCCGTGCCACCCAAACTTATCCGCACCTACAACATCCCCGAATCCCAGATCGTCGCTCGTACACAGGGCGCGCGTATCCTCGCCCCCTCGGGGCTCGAAGTGGATATGCCGATCGGCGAAGGCTATGTCGGCATGGTCGATCGCGAGCATTTTGACGAGTTCCTGCGCGAGCGGGCTGCCAGCGCGGGCGCGCAGCGCCGCAATGGCGCGGTCGAGGCCATGGAGCGCGACGAACAAGGCGCTGCAATCATTGTGTTTTCTCCCACTGAGGCACCCGAGGAAGCCGTGCGTGTGCGCGCCCGGGTCGTCATTGCCGCCGATGGCGCACGCTCCAAACTCGCCCAGCAGACCGTGAAGGGTGCCGAAAAGGTCAAGAGCGTGTTCGCCTATCATGAAATCGTGCGCGCGCCCGAAGCGGGCAGCCAGAGCCATTACGATCCCCAGCGCTGCGACGTGTATTATGACGGCAAGATATCCCCGGACTTCTATGGCTGGGTCTTCCCCCACGGTGCCGTGGCAAGCGTGGGGACAGGCAGCCAGGTGAAGGGCTTCTCGCTACGCGGCGCAGTGAAATCCTTGCGCGAATCGGCCGGTCTGGCAGATTGCGAAGTGGTCCGGCGCGAGGGTGCTCCCCTGCCCTACAAACCGGCACCCCGGTGGGATAATGGCCGTGACCTGGTCCTCGCCGGCGACGCCGCCGGTGCCGTCGCACCATCCTCAGGCGAAGGCATTTTCTACGCCATGACATCCGGGGAAATGGCCGCCGAAGGCGCGCTGGAATTCCTCGCCACCGGCAACGCCAAGGCACTTGCCAACGTGCGCAAGCGCTTCATGAAGGCACATGGCCGGGTCTTCTTTATCCTCGGGATCATGCAGCATTTCTGGTACCGCAACGACAAGCGCCGTGAGCGTTTTGTGAAGATCTGCGCCGACGAGGATGTCCAGCGTCTGACCTGGCAAGGCTATATGGAGAAAGAGCTGGTGCGCCGCGATCCGGGTGCGCACGCCAAGATATTTTTCAAGGACATGGCCCACTTGCTGGGTCTCTCCCCGCGCTGA
- the chlG gene encoding chlorophyll synthase ChlG translates to MERSAPLPSPDLRTSLLAVVELSKPVTWFPPMWAFGCGVVSSGQFSLGNIGLLIFGVLLAGPLLCAGSQAVNDWFDREVDAINEPNRPIPSGRIPGRWGLWIAIFWSIAGLVWASFLGVWVFVAAAVGVALSWAYSAPPVRLKRSGVWGPLSVGISYEGLAWFTGAAVMAQALPDSRTIILAVLYSLGAYGIMVLNDFKAIEGDIKMGLKSLPAALGPRKAAWIACATMAAPQFVVIALLAIWGQPVHAGIVGLSLAVQLGLMVRLMRDPKALAPWYNATGVTLYVLGMLASAFALSALNQAPGS, encoded by the coding sequence ATGGAGCGATCAGCCCCCTTGCCGTCACCAGACCTTCGAACGTCCTTGCTGGCGGTCGTGGAACTGTCCAAGCCGGTCACCTGGTTCCCGCCCATGTGGGCGTTCGGCTGTGGCGTTGTGTCGTCCGGCCAGTTCAGCCTCGGCAATATCGGTCTTCTGATTTTCGGCGTCCTGCTGGCGGGCCCTTTGCTGTGCGCCGGCAGTCAGGCGGTCAATGACTGGTTTGACCGCGAGGTCGACGCCATCAATGAACCCAACCGCCCCATCCCGTCGGGCCGCATTCCCGGCCGCTGGGGTCTGTGGATTGCCATTTTCTGGTCCATTGCCGGCCTTGTCTGGGCGTCCTTCCTGGGCGTCTGGGTGTTCGTGGCGGCCGCTGTCGGCGTCGCCCTGTCCTGGGCCTATAGCGCGCCGCCGGTCCGGCTCAAGCGCAGCGGCGTCTGGGGTCCGCTTTCGGTCGGCATTTCCTATGAGGGTCTGGCCTGGTTCACCGGTGCCGCCGTCATGGCTCAGGCCCTTCCGGACTCACGCACGATCATTCTGGCCGTCCTCTACAGCCTCGGCGCATACGGCATCATGGTGCTCAACGACTTCAAGGCGATCGAGGGCGACATCAAGATGGGGCTCAAATCCCTGCCCGCCGCGCTTGGTCCGCGCAAGGCCGCCTGGATCGCCTGCGCCACCATGGCCGCGCCGCAATTCGTCGTGATCGCCCTGCTCGCGATCTGGGGTCAGCCGGTTCACGCCGGCATTGTCGGCCTGTCGCTGGCAGTCCAGCTCGGACTGATGGTGCGCCTGATGCGCGACCCCAAGGCGCTGGCACCCTGGTACAATGCGACCGGGGTCACGCTCTATGTTCTGGGCATGCTGGCGAGCGCCTTTGCGCTGTCGGCTCTCAACCAGGCCCCCGGATCATGA
- the ppsR gene encoding transcriptional regulator PpsR — MDTKASEGPNARFQSREVAGSAFSDETAADLAANAADLALLIDSRGIVRDAAFSGDEFSEDDDEFDSWIGRKWIDLVNADSRDKVAALLAPQTTPGQRRWRHVNHVQPSGSDLPVRYFTLPAGREGWTLAVGRDLRAASRMQKRLIEAQRSMERDYARVREAETRFRLLFQLASEGVIIIDGNTFRITDVNAAASRLLGRSSQRLEGRSLEGAFGTEAADIVRETLAVARRTGRTEKIELTPEGAKKPCQLLASVYRQGREVYFLARVSAKDAHGAAEADASMARLAAILPDALVLTGEDGKILSVNEAFADIAQLSDIDSAVGVPIESYLGRTETEVNVLMANLREHGVIRNFATLVRSQHDLREAVEVSAVSAPGPTGNVFGFSIRPVGRRLVAGRQRAGGAMPSTVDQLSDLVGRVALKDIVRESTDMIEQSCIEAALALTNDNRASAAEILGLSRQSLYAKMHRHKIGELQPKSEH; from the coding sequence ATGGACACCAAGGCCTCAGAGGGCCCGAATGCGAGGTTCCAATCCCGTGAGGTCGCCGGTTCGGCGTTCTCTGACGAGACGGCAGCGGACCTTGCCGCGAACGCGGCTGACCTCGCCTTGTTGATCGACAGTCGCGGCATCGTTCGCGACGCCGCGTTTTCCGGTGACGAGTTCTCCGAGGACGATGATGAGTTTGACAGCTGGATCGGCCGCAAATGGATCGATCTGGTCAATGCCGATTCGCGCGACAAGGTCGCCGCGCTGCTTGCCCCTCAGACAACGCCCGGCCAACGGCGCTGGCGCCATGTCAATCACGTCCAGCCCAGTGGTTCGGATCTGCCGGTGCGTTATTTCACCCTGCCGGCCGGACGCGAGGGCTGGACCCTTGCCGTCGGACGTGATCTGCGCGCCGCCTCGCGCATGCAAAAGCGCCTGATCGAAGCCCAGCGCTCCATGGAGCGCGACTACGCGCGGGTGCGCGAGGCCGAGACCCGGTTCCGCCTGCTGTTCCAGCTGGCGTCCGAGGGCGTGATCATCATTGACGGCAACACGTTCCGGATCACCGACGTGAACGCGGCAGCCTCGCGCCTGCTCGGACGCTCGTCCCAGCGGCTTGAAGGCCGCTCGCTGGAGGGCGCGTTCGGGACCGAGGCCGCCGATATCGTGCGTGAGACCCTGGCTGTTGCGCGCCGCACCGGCCGCACAGAGAAGATTGAACTGACACCGGAAGGGGCCAAGAAGCCCTGCCAGTTGCTCGCTTCGGTCTACCGTCAGGGCCGGGAGGTCTATTTTCTGGCGCGGGTCTCGGCGAAGGACGCGCATGGCGCAGCCGAAGCCGATGCCTCCATGGCGCGCCTCGCTGCAATCCTGCCGGACGCGCTGGTGCTCACCGGCGAGGACGGCAAAATCCTGTCGGTGAACGAAGCGTTCGCCGACATCGCCCAGCTCAGCGATATCGACTCGGCTGTGGGCGTCCCGATTGAATCCTATCTCGGCCGCACCGAAACCGAGGTGAACGTGCTGATGGCCAATTTGCGCGAGCATGGCGTCATCCGCAATTTTGCCACCCTGGTGCGCAGCCAGCATGATTTGCGCGAGGCGGTCGAAGTGTCTGCCGTGTCCGCGCCAGGCCCCACCGGCAACGTGTTCGGCTTTTCCATCCGCCCGGTCGGCCGGCGCCTTGTCGCCGGACGCCAGCGCGCCGGCGGTGCCATGCCCAGCACGGTGGATCAATTGTCTGATCTGGTCGGACGGGTCGCACTCAAGGACATTGTGCGCGAAAGCACGGACATGATCGAGCAGAGCTGCATCGAGGCTGCGCTGGCTCTGACCAATGACAACCGCGCCTCGGCGGCTGAGATTCTCGGCCTCAGCCGGCAGAGCCTGTATGCCAAAATGCACCGCCACAAGATCGGCGAACTGCAGCCCAAATCCGAGCACTGA
- a CDS encoding cobalamin B12-binding domain-containing protein yields MAQAEFDRFGLAGLARTTQASLDWKNWRRGTRPCDLDKAGPPKEVLDKLIEAEIIPRLMLINREAANAEGPARAPAVKTTAFETEQVNSFALRTVSSEPQALVDEVNGLLFDGATHEDVLLKLLAPAARHLGKLWEEDVCDFADVTIGLMKLHRVLERINADAPWSMGSGKTSPRVLLAPAPGEQHVFGIVMVGEFFARSGWRVRCESSPDMDHIVATVVDTHFDVVGLSASSDVKMKDLKGLIKLIRSRSQNPDIIILVGGQLFNEDMGLARRIGADATATDGVRAVVTAERLVHRLVQAS; encoded by the coding sequence ATGGCGCAGGCGGAATTTGACCGGTTCGGATTGGCGGGATTGGCCCGCACGACTCAGGCATCTCTTGACTGGAAGAATTGGAGGCGCGGCACCCGGCCCTGCGACCTCGATAAGGCCGGGCCGCCCAAAGAGGTGCTCGACAAGCTGATCGAGGCCGAGATTATTCCCCGCCTGATGCTGATCAACCGCGAAGCCGCCAATGCCGAAGGCCCGGCCCGCGCGCCGGCGGTGAAGACCACCGCGTTCGAGACCGAGCAGGTCAACAGCTTTGCGCTGCGCACGGTGAGCAGCGAGCCCCAGGCACTGGTCGACGAGGTCAATGGACTGCTGTTTGACGGGGCGACCCATGAGGACGTGCTGCTCAAGCTGCTCGCCCCGGCCGCGCGCCATCTTGGAAAACTGTGGGAAGAGGATGTGTGCGATTTCGCCGATGTCACCATCGGTCTGATGAAACTGCACCGCGTACTGGAGCGCATCAATGCCGACGCGCCCTGGAGCATGGGCTCGGGCAAGACGTCGCCACGGGTCCTGCTGGCACCGGCCCCCGGCGAGCAGCACGTGTTCGGGATTGTCATGGTGGGAGAGTTTTTCGCCCGTTCCGGCTGGCGCGTGCGGTGCGAATCAAGCCCGGATATGGACCATATCGTGGCCACCGTCGTCGATACGCATTTTGACGTGGTCGGCTTGTCGGCGAGTTCAGATGTGAAGATGAAAGACCTCAAGGGCTTGATCAAGCTGATCCGCTCAAGATCCCAGAACCCCGACATAATCATCCTTGTCGGCGGTCAGTTGTTTAATGAAGACATGGGCCTGGCCCGGCGCATCGGTGCCGATGCCACGGCCACGGATGGGGTGCGGGCGGTTGTAACAGCCGAGCGCTTGGTCCATAGGCTGGTGCAGGCGAGTTGA
- a CDS encoding DUF1311 domain-containing protein encodes MSLSAAAKVLAVAAVFIAAPAIADNARWAPAQQPGWGGFYAATPLDECRRSAGGELELRACLSRLLLEAESHYDITYQRLISMVTGREDSFQRATEAEALRFARETWRSYLDFQCDFEGAMLGQTYAERNLQATSCRVSLLRSQRARLAELAGQIDAGFTQPGSPANPGQPGWPADPTQCEGPFCAVETERFQQWTASCRRGGMCSADTTTGGNDRADHRLELRARPTGQGYDIVFTSDQHPVDGARAISVRVDGRNPIVFRPQTHYSADASGAFVLSDPESTARLITAMRRGGRLTVQYVDTRGQDRLATFSLMGVSRSLEWIDVRLNRPRY; translated from the coding sequence ATGTCGTTATCCGCCGCCGCCAAAGTGCTCGCCGTCGCTGCCGTGTTCATTGCGGCACCCGCTATCGCCGATAACGCCCGATGGGCCCCGGCCCAGCAGCCGGGATGGGGCGGGTTCTACGCCGCCACACCGCTGGATGAATGCCGCCGCTCGGCCGGGGGCGAGCTGGAATTGCGCGCCTGCCTGTCGCGCCTGCTGCTGGAAGCGGAAAGCCATTACGACATCACCTATCAGCGCCTGATCTCCATGGTCACCGGGCGCGAGGACAGTTTCCAGCGGGCCACAGAGGCCGAGGCGCTGCGCTTTGCGCGCGAAACCTGGCGCAGCTATCTCGATTTCCAGTGTGATTTCGAGGGCGCGATGCTGGGCCAGACCTATGCCGAGCGGAATCTGCAGGCCACGTCCTGCCGCGTGTCGCTGCTGCGCTCCCAGCGCGCGCGCCTGGCGGAACTGGCCGGCCAGATCGATGCCGGCTTTACCCAGCCGGGCTCCCCCGCCAATCCGGGTCAGCCGGGCTGGCCCGCCGACCCCACCCAGTGTGAAGGCCCGTTCTGCGCGGTGGAGACCGAGCGTTTCCAGCAATGGACCGCCAGCTGCCGCCGCGGCGGGATGTGCAGTGCCGATACCACGACGGGCGGGAATGACCGGGCCGATCACCGGCTGGAGCTGCGCGCCCGCCCCACGGGTCAGGGCTATGACATCGTCTTCACGTCCGATCAGCACCCGGTGGATGGCGCGCGCGCCATTTCGGTACGGGTCGACGGGCGCAACCCGATCGTGTTCCGGCCCCAGACCCACTACTCGGCCGACGCGTCGGGTGCGTTCGTGCTGTCTGATCCGGAGTCCACCGCCCGCCTGATCACCGCCATGCGGCGCGGCGGGCGTCTGACCGTCCAGTATGTCGATACGCGCGGCCAGGACCGGCTGGCGACGTTCTCGCTGATGGGTGTGAGCCGGTCGCTGGAGTGGATCGATGTCCGCCTGAACCGCCCGCGCTACTAG